The sequence CTGACCCCCGACGAGTCGCGGGCCATCAACGTGTCCCAGGAGTCGGCCATCGTCATCGCGGGCAGCGGCATGGCCAATGCGGGGCGCATAAAGCACCATCTGCGGCACAATATCTGGAAAACCGGCGCATCCATTGTCTTTGTCGGCTTCCAGGCCGAAGGAACCCCTGGCCGCCGCATTGTCGACGGGGCCAAGAGCATCCGGATTCTGGGCGAGGAACTGTCGGTCAAGGCCAAGGTATTCACCATCGGCGGCTTTTCGGGCCACGCCGGTCAGACCCAGATTCTGGACTGGCTGTCCCATTTGCGCAATCCCGAGATGCAGGTCTATCTGATTCATGGCGAGCATTCGGGGCAAAAGGTCCTGGCCGATCTGATCCGGGAGAAGTTTAAACTGACCGTGCACATACCGGACTATCTGGATGAATGCCTGCTCGAAAAGGGCGGCCGTTTCGAGCTGACCGCCCGGCCGACGCTGGCCGCGCCGCGCATCGACTGGGACTACCTGCTGGAGGAGACCTCTGGAAAGCTGGTCCAGGTGCGGGAGCGGGTCGATTACCTGCAGCGCATGGGCCAGACCAATCAGGTCGAGATCCGCGGCAGCCTGCTGGCCATCAACTCGCGTTTGAGCTCCATCATGTCGGAGCTGATGTTTGAACAAAAGCAAAAGCCCAAGCAGGACTAGGCGTGCGCATCATCGCCGGGGAGTACAGGGGCAGACAGATCCGCACCACCGAGGGGCCGGGCTACCGGCCCGCCACGGGCAAGGTGCGGGAGTCCCTGTTCTCCATGCTTGAGTCCCTCGGCGTGGATTGGGGGGAGACCCGGGTGGCGGACATCTTCGCGGGCAGCGGCTCTCTGGGCATCGAGGCCCTCAGCCGGGGAGCCCGGGACGCCGTCTTTGTGGAGAAGGCCGCCCAGGCGGCAACCCTGATCCGTTCCAATCTGGAGGCTCTCGGCGTTGAGCGGCCACGCTGCAGCGTGGCCAAGACAGACGCCCTGCGCTGGCTCGGCACCAGCGGCTGCGGACCGTTCGAGCTGGTCTTTATCGATCCGCCCTATGGAAAGGACCTGCTGCTTCCGACCCTGGGGCTGCTGCTGGAACGCGGAGCGCTCGCGCCGGACGGCATTGTGTGCGCCGAAGTGGAAGCGGGGCTCAGGTTCGAGAACCCCCCGAGGCAGGACCTCTTTCTTCTTCGAGACAAACTTTACGGGCAA is a genomic window of Desulfomicrobium baculatum DSM 4028 containing:
- the rsmD gene encoding 16S rRNA (guanine(966)-N(2))-methyltransferase RsmD; the protein is MRIIAGEYRGRQIRTTEGPGYRPATGKVRESLFSMLESLGVDWGETRVADIFAGSGSLGIEALSRGARDAVFVEKAAQAATLIRSNLEALGVERPRCSVAKTDALRWLGTSGCGPFELVFIDPPYGKDLLLPTLGLLLERGALAPDGIVCAEVEAGLRFENPPRQDLFLLRDKLYGQTRICVWRRN